From Deltaproteobacteria bacterium GWC2_65_14, one genomic window encodes:
- a CDS encoding inositol monophosphatase: MEIRGWVDFAEQVARGAGAILKAYYGKRHEIRYKGEINLVTDVDRRSEGYIMERIRSAFPDHGILSEESLEVTSPSPYRWIVDPLDGTTNYAHDYPCFCVSVALERQGELLAGAVYDPMLDESFTAGAGTGAWRNGERIAVSDTQELRRSLLATGFAYDVKHSADNNFGLFREFVLTGQAIRRDGSAALDLCYLACGRFDGFWELLLKPWDTAAGHLILLESGGMATRLDGSPYDIHQPEILASNGRIHGQMMEVVRRARQGGDR; encoded by the coding sequence GTGGGTGGACTTCGCCGAGCAGGTGGCCCGGGGGGCCGGGGCGATCCTGAAGGCCTATTACGGGAAGCGCCACGAAATCCGGTACAAGGGGGAGATCAACCTGGTCACGGACGTGGATCGCAGGTCCGAGGGCTACATCATGGAGCGGATCCGGTCCGCATTCCCGGACCATGGAATCCTGTCCGAGGAGAGCCTGGAGGTGACCTCTCCCTCCCCCTACCGCTGGATCGTCGATCCGCTCGACGGGACGACGAACTACGCCCACGACTATCCCTGTTTCTGCGTCTCCGTGGCGCTCGAGCGGCAGGGGGAGCTGCTGGCGGGAGCCGTGTACGACCCGATGCTGGACGAGTCGTTCACCGCGGGGGCGGGGACGGGGGCCTGGCGCAACGGGGAGAGGATCGCGGTCTCCGATACGCAGGAACTGCGCCGCTCCCTCCTGGCCACCGGTTTCGCCTACGACGTGAAGCATTCCGCGGACAACAATTTCGGCTTGTTCCGGGAGTTCGTCCTCACGGGGCAGGCGATCCGCCGGGACGGCTCCGCCGCGCTGGACCTCTGCTACCTCGCCTGCGGGAGGTTCGACGGGTTCTGGGAATTGCTCCTCAAGCCGTGGGACACGGCCGCGGGGCACCTGATCCTTCTGGAATCCGGGGGGATGGCGACCCGCCTCGACGGATCGCCGTACGACATCCACCAGCCGGAGATCCTGGCCTCGAACGGCCGGATCCACGGCCAGATGATGGAGGTGGTGCGGAGGGCGCGGCAGGGAGGCGACCGGTAG
- a CDS encoding aminotransferase DegT, giving the protein MKFVDLQSQFAACETEIRKEIDEVLRTGQFVLGPKGSGLETALAAYVGAKHGIGCSSGTDALLLALMAYGVQAGDEIVTVPFTFVATAEAIALTGAIPVFVDIDPTTCNIDAARIEEAVTKKTRGILPVSLYGQCAAMEAIGSIAAEYGLFVVEDGAQSFGAERNGRMSCGFPHMGVTSFFPSKPLGCYGDGGMVFTSDDALADRVRGLRNHGQWERYRHRMIGINGRLDEIQAAVLLGKFPRFGDEVKRRARLGARYSERLGDVVSVPAIAEGNSHVFAQYTIRTPSRDELAAHLNGNGVPTAVHYPIPLHLQEAFQGLGYKTGDFPASEAAAREVVSLPMSAYLSESDQ; this is encoded by the coding sequence ATGAAGTTCGTCGACCTGCAAAGCCAGTTCGCCGCCTGCGAGACGGAAATCCGCAAGGAAATCGACGAGGTCCTGCGGACGGGGCAGTTCGTCCTGGGGCCGAAGGGGAGCGGGCTGGAGACGGCGCTGGCCGCCTATGTCGGCGCGAAGCACGGGATCGGATGCTCCTCGGGGACCGACGCGCTCCTGCTGGCCCTCATGGCCTACGGAGTCCAGGCGGGGGACGAGATCGTGACCGTTCCCTTCACCTTCGTCGCCACCGCCGAGGCGATCGCGCTCACGGGGGCGATCCCGGTGTTCGTGGACATCGACCCCACGACCTGCAATATCGACGCGGCCAGGATCGAGGAGGCGGTCACGAAAAAGACCCGCGGGATCCTCCCGGTGAGCCTCTACGGGCAGTGCGCCGCAATGGAGGCGATCGGCTCCATCGCCGCGGAGTATGGCCTGTTCGTCGTGGAGGACGGCGCCCAGTCGTTCGGGGCGGAGCGCAACGGGCGGATGTCCTGCGGCTTCCCGCACATGGGCGTGACCTCCTTCTTCCCCTCCAAGCCGCTGGGCTGCTACGGGGACGGAGGGATGGTGTTCACCTCGGACGATGCGCTGGCGGACCGCGTGCGGGGGTTGCGAAACCACGGGCAGTGGGAGCGCTACCGGCACCGGATGATCGGGATCAACGGACGGCTCGACGAGATCCAGGCGGCGGTGCTCCTCGGAAAGTTCCCGCGGTTCGGGGACGAGGTGAAACGCCGCGCCCGCCTGGGAGCCCGGTATTCGGAGCGCCTCGGCGATGTCGTCTCCGTGCCGGCGATCGCGGAGGGGAACAGCCACGTCTTCGCCCAGTACACGATCCGCACGCCGTCCAGGGACGAACTCGCGGCGCACCTGAACGGAAACGGGGTCCCGACCGCCGTCCACTACCCGATTCCCCTCCACCTGCAGGAGGCGTTCCAGGGGCTGGGATACAAAACGGGCGATTTTCCGGCATCCGAGGCGGCCGCCCGGGAGGTCGTCTCCCTTCCGATGTCGGCCTACCTCTCGGAAAGCGACCAG
- a CDS encoding lipopolysaccharide heptosyltransferase II, with amino-acid sequence MQPFPSSRPERLLLRAVNWLGDAVMTTPAMGAIRSAFPGTKIVAAARPPVADLLRNHPFVDEVVVYDRGGGHSGISGTLRMARDLRRGRFGAAILLQNAFDAALLAFLSGIPDRAGYATDGRGLLLSRAVPVTEEVLSLHHVEYYLHLVGALGIRRPEEAVLTLHVTEEERAAARERLGVLGVPEGRRIVAINPGATFGSAKRWFPERFAAVADALSEEWDAAVLLVGSAPERPLADEIEAAMRKSPVNLSGRTTVRELMALLSHSVFLVTNDSGPMHIAAAFNVPMAAIFGPTDWRKTSPWTTRARIVRVDVDCSPCRLRECDRGHECMLGITPEMVVDAARGLMAEAV; translated from the coding sequence ATGCAGCCGTTTCCCTCCTCCCGGCCGGAGAGGCTTCTCCTGCGCGCCGTGAACTGGCTGGGGGATGCCGTGATGACGACTCCCGCCATGGGCGCCATCCGCTCCGCCTTCCCGGGGACGAAAATCGTGGCCGCCGCCCGCCCCCCCGTCGCGGACCTTCTCCGGAATCACCCCTTCGTGGACGAGGTGGTCGTCTATGATCGGGGGGGGGGCCATTCCGGGATCTCCGGAACCCTGCGGATGGCGAGGGATCTGCGGCGCGGGCGGTTCGGGGCGGCGATCCTGCTCCAGAACGCCTTCGACGCGGCGTTGCTGGCCTTCCTCTCGGGGATCCCGGACCGAGCGGGGTACGCCACGGACGGGAGGGGCCTGCTGCTCTCCCGGGCGGTTCCGGTGACGGAGGAGGTCCTGTCGCTTCACCATGTCGAGTATTACCTTCACCTGGTCGGGGCGCTCGGGATCCGCCGCCCGGAGGAGGCCGTCCTCACGCTGCACGTGACGGAGGAGGAGCGGGCCGCCGCCCGGGAAAGGCTGGGCGTCCTCGGGGTCCCGGAAGGAAGGCGGATCGTCGCGATCAACCCGGGGGCGACCTTCGGGTCGGCGAAGCGATGGTTCCCGGAACGGTTCGCCGCGGTGGCGGACGCACTCTCCGAGGAATGGGACGCCGCCGTCCTGCTGGTCGGATCGGCTCCCGAGCGGCCGCTGGCGGACGAGATCGAGGCCGCGATGCGGAAAAGTCCGGTGAACCTCTCGGGCCGCACGACCGTCCGGGAGCTGATGGCGCTGCTCTCGCACAGCGTATTCCTCGTAACGAACGACTCCGGCCCGATGCACATCGCGGCGGCGTTCAACGTGCCGATGGCGGCCATCTTCGGGCCGACCGACTGGAGGAAGACCTCCCCCTGGACAACGCGCGCCAGGATCGTCCGGGTGGACGTCGACTGCTCCCCCTGCCGGCTCCGGGAGTGCGACCGCGGGCACGAGTGCATGCTGGGGATCACGCCGGAGATGGTCGTGGATGCCGCGCGCGGCCTGATGGCGGAGGCCGTGTAA